One part of the Ochotona princeps isolate mOchPri1 chromosome 3, mOchPri1.hap1, whole genome shotgun sequence genome encodes these proteins:
- the LOC101536202 gene encoding dihydrolipoyllysine-residue acetyltransferase component of pyruvate dehydrogenase complex, mitochondrial-like, giving the protein MGKGCYLGNRENADVLLADVGSFQHKSRKDNCNTVGKPEDIEAFKNYTLESAAAAPAPPAAPAPAPAASPPPPSAQAPKSSYPTHMQVLLPVLSPTMTMGTVQRWKKKVGEKLNEGDLLAEIETNKATIGFEVQEEGYLAKTLVPEGMRDVPLGTPLCITVEKEADIPAFADYRPTEVTDLKLQVPPPIPLPVVAVPPTPSPATPTPSATLPAAPVGPKGQVFVSALAKKLAAEKGIDLMQVKGIGPDGRIVKKDIDSFVPTKAAPAPAAAVPPPPSPGVAPVPTGVFTDIPISNIRRVIAQRLMQSKQTIPHYYLSIDVNMGEVLLVWKELNKMLAGKSKISVNDFIIKASALPCLKVPEANSSWMDTVIRQNHVVDVSVAISTPAGLITPIVFNAHIKGLETIANDVSLARRAREGKLQPHEFQGGTFTISNLGMFGIKNFSAIINPPQACILAIGASEDKLVPADNEKGFDVASMMSVTLSCDHRVVDGAVGAQRLAEFRKYLEKPMTMLL; this is encoded by the exons ATGGGGAAGGGATGTTATTTGGGTAACAGAGAAAATGCTGATGTGTTGTTAGCTGATGTGGGCAGTTTTCAG cacaaatccaggaaggacaactGTAACACAGTTGGAAAGCCTGAGGATATCGAGGCCTTTAAGAATTACACCTTGGAGTCTGCTGCGGCCGCTCCTGCCCCACCAGCAGCCCCTGCACCGGCCCCTGCTGCTTCGCCCCCTCCACCTTCTGCTCAGGCGCCTAAAAGCTCATACCCCACTCACATGCAAGTACTTcttcctgtcctctctcccaccaTGACCATGGGCACAGttcagagatggaaaaaaaaagtgggtgaaAAGCTAAATGAAGGAGACTTACTGGCAGAGATAGAGACCAACAAGGCCACCATAGGTTTTGAAGTACAGGAAGAAGGCTATCTGGCAAAAACCCTGGTTCCTGAAGGCATGAGAGATGTCCCTTTAGGAACCCCACTCTGTATCACTGTAGAAAAAGAAGCCGATATACCAGCATTTGCTGACTATAGGCCAACCGAAGTAACTGATTTAAAACTGCAAGTACCACCACCTATCCCCCTGCCGGTGGTGGCAGTTCCTCCAACTCCCTCACCTGCAACTCCTACACCTTCAGCCACCTTGCCAGCTGCACCTGTTGGACCAAAGGGACAGGTGTTTGTTAGCGCTCTGGCAAAGAAGTTGGCAGCCGAGAAAGGCATTGATCTCATGCAAGTTAAAGGGATAGGCCCAGATGGCAGAATCGTCAAGAAAGACATCGACTCTTTTGTGCCTACAAAAGCTGCTCCTGCTCCAGCAgctgctgttcctcctcctcctagtCCAGGAGTGGCACCAGTTCCTACAGGCGTTTTCACAGATATACCAATAAGCAACATTCGCCGAGTTATTGCACAGCGGTTAATGCAATCAAAACAGACCATACCTCATTATTACCTTTCCATTGATGTAAATATGGGAGAAGTCTTGTTAGTATGGAAAGAACTTAATAAGATGTTAGCAGGCAAAAGCAAAATTTCTGTCAACGACTTCATCATAAAAGCTTCAGCTTTGCCATGTTTAAAAGTTCCTGAAGCAAATTCTTCTTGGATGGACACAGTTATCAGACAGAATCATGTTGTTGATGTCAGTGTTGCCATCAGCACTCCTGCAGGACTCATCACTCCTATTGTGTTTAATGCACATATCAAGGGACTGGAAACCATTGCTAATGATGTTTCTTTAGcaagaagagcaagagagggcAAATTACAGCCCCACGAATTCCAGGGTGGCACTTTTACAATCTCCAACTTAGGAATGTTTGGAATTAAGAATTTCTCTGCTATTATTAACCCACCTCAAGCATGTATTTTGGCAATTGGTGCTTCAGAGGATAAATTGGTACCAGCAGATAATGAGAAAGGATTTGATGTGGCTAGCATGATGTCTGTTACACTCAGCTGCGATCATCGAGTTGTAGATGGAGCAGTTGGAGCCCAGAGGCTTGCTGAGTTTAGGAAGTACCTTGAAAAGCCAATGACCATGTTGTTATAA